A genomic window from Triticum urartu cultivar G1812 chromosome 7, Tu2.1, whole genome shotgun sequence includes:
- the LOC125525577 gene encoding uncharacterized protein LOC125525577, producing the protein MGGFTILAASVSRNLSVHAAKRGVLPSSMTITPNISLSASSQKSWHPSARSKYPMESPPEEKAEQVEKASSMGASTASVAASFCALSSSVAARRMASHAGNSLSST; encoded by the coding sequence ATGGGCGGCTTCACCATCTTGGCCGCCTCCGTCTCCAGGAACCTCTCGGTCCACGCGGCGAAGCGCGGGGTCCTGCCCTCGTCGATGACCATCACGCCGAACATCTCGCTCAGCGCGTCGAGCCAGAAGAGCTGGCACCCGAGCGCGAGGTCGAAGTACCCGATGGAGTCGCCGCCGGAGGAGAAGGCCGAGCAGGTGGAGAAGGCCTCCTCCATGGGCGCGAGCACCGCGAGCGTAGCGGCGAGCTTTTGCGCTCTCTCCTCCTCCGTGGCCGCGCGCAGGATGGCTAGCCACGCCGGGAACAGCTTGTCGTCGACGTAG